A window of the Thermoleophilia bacterium SCSIO 60948 genome harbors these coding sequences:
- a CDS encoding SDR family oxidoreductase: MKRLVEMLDLSGGAAIVTGGGRGIGEAICARLCESGAAVLVADLDRASAERVAASLKVVGASAEAIGVDVSDESGVRSMVERCRSRFGSLDIIVNNAGIFPSETVHDMPPADFDRVIDVNLSSVFLTTKYGSEVMKAQGAGGRIINITSIDALHPSMVGLAHYDASKHGVWGFTKNSALELAPYGITVNAVAPGGIATPGVAELQDDDDAAATPEMIEAFLDSIPMHRFGEPDEIARVVAFLASEMSSYMTGSQVVVDGGALLG, encoded by the coding sequence ATGAAGCGACTCGTCGAGATGCTGGACCTGAGTGGCGGGGCGGCGATCGTCACCGGTGGTGGCCGCGGCATCGGTGAGGCGATCTGTGCCCGGCTCTGTGAGTCCGGCGCCGCGGTCCTCGTCGCCGACCTCGACCGCGCCTCGGCTGAACGGGTGGCAGCCTCGCTCAAGGTCGTGGGCGCGAGCGCCGAGGCGATCGGCGTCGACGTCTCCGACGAGAGCGGGGTGCGGTCGATGGTCGAGCGCTGTCGCTCACGCTTCGGATCGCTCGACATCATCGTCAACAACGCCGGGATCTTCCCGAGCGAGACGGTCCACGACATGCCGCCGGCGGACTTCGACCGCGTGATCGACGTCAACCTGTCATCGGTCTTCCTGACGACTAAGTACGGCTCGGAGGTCATGAAGGCCCAGGGCGCCGGTGGCCGGATCATCAACATCACGTCGATCGACGCGCTGCATCCGTCGATGGTCGGGCTCGCGCACTACGACGCCTCCAAGCACGGTGTCTGGGGCTTCACGAAGAACTCCGCCCTCGAGCTCGCGCCCTACGGCATCACGGTCAACGCCGTGGCCCCCGGGGGGATCGCGACGCCGGGAGTCGCCGAGCTGCAGGACGACGATGACGCCGCCGCGACTCCGGAGATGATCGAGGCGTTCCTCGACTCGATACCGATGCACCGCTTCGGCGAGCCCGACGAGATCGCGCGGGTGGTCGCCTTCCTCGCCTCGGAGATGTCGAGCTACATGACGGGTTCGCAGGTGGTCGTCGACGGGGGCGCGCTGCTCGGGTAG
- a CDS encoding DUF4118 domain-containing protein, translating into MTEAEDRHSRQRREVTGLGAAVAVVATETLLVYPLREVAPAVSLGVVYLLGVLLIASVWTLRLGLFTALLSALAFNFFHIEPTGRLDVASAPNLVALAVFFVVALVAAELAGRARLREREADRRRAEADLAAEMARLLLRGRDLRGELSVVAQRIAATLGLGSAAIELGTREPDERRLAFPLRDGPRLLATLLVPRATDEATLARLQERIIPSLEALLAAALEREALLGDRVETVALRRTDTLKTALLRAVSHDLRSPLTAIRTAAEPLLSGRLPAAEREELASIVIAESERLARMIDDLLDLSRIEAGAAQASPVECDLAEVLEAAAEELDPGGERLRLQLPADLPALEADPAQLERAFANILANSVRHSGGHPVMVRAQALHDRLVTRVVDRGPGIPAAQRERIFEPFYRGEDTAGGPRGSGLGLAIARGFVTANDGSIGVESLPGQGTTFVVELPLPSGGRGSLPAVAERSA; encoded by the coding sequence GTGACCGAGGCCGAGGATCGCCACAGCCGCCAGCGCCGCGAAGTCACCGGACTCGGCGCCGCGGTCGCCGTGGTCGCGACCGAGACGCTGCTCGTCTACCCGCTGCGCGAAGTCGCGCCCGCGGTCTCGCTCGGCGTGGTCTATCTCCTCGGGGTTCTGCTGATCGCCTCGGTCTGGACCCTGCGACTCGGCCTGTTCACAGCGCTCCTCAGCGCGCTCGCCTTCAACTTTTTCCACATCGAGCCCACCGGACGGCTGGATGTCGCGAGCGCGCCGAACCTGGTCGCGCTCGCCGTCTTCTTCGTCGTAGCGCTCGTCGCCGCCGAACTGGCGGGCCGCGCGCGCTTGCGCGAGCGTGAGGCCGACCGCCGCCGAGCCGAGGCCGACCTCGCCGCGGAGATGGCGCGGCTGCTTCTGCGCGGGCGCGACCTGCGCGGTGAGCTCTCGGTCGTCGCGCAACGTATCGCCGCGACGCTCGGACTCGGCTCGGCCGCGATCGAGCTCGGGACCCGCGAGCCGGACGAGCGCCGGCTTGCCTTCCCGTTGCGAGACGGGCCGCGCCTGCTCGCCACGTTGCTCGTCCCGCGCGCGACGGACGAGGCGACGCTGGCGCGCCTTCAGGAGCGGATCATCCCGTCGCTGGAGGCGCTGCTGGCCGCGGCGCTCGAGCGCGAGGCGCTGCTCGGGGATCGGGTCGAGACGGTCGCGCTTCGGCGAACCGACACGCTCAAGACCGCGCTGCTTCGAGCCGTCTCGCACGACCTCCGCTCGCCGCTGACCGCGATCCGCACCGCTGCCGAGCCGCTGCTGTCGGGCCGGTTGCCAGCCGCCGAGCGCGAGGAGCTCGCATCGATAGTCATCGCCGAGAGCGAGCGCCTGGCGCGGATGATCGACGATCTGCTCGATCTGTCGCGGATCGAGGCGGGAGCGGCGCAGGCCTCACCCGTCGAGTGCGATCTAGCCGAGGTCCTCGAAGCAGCCGCTGAGGAGCTCGATCCGGGTGGCGAGAGGCTCCGGCTCCAGCTCCCGGCGGACCTCCCCGCCCTCGAGGCCGACCCGGCTCAGCTCGAGCGCGCCTTCGCGAACATCCTCGCCAACTCGGTCCGCCACTCCGGGGGACACCCGGTGATGGTTCGCGCGCAGGCGCTCCACGACCGGCTCGTCACGCGCGTCGTCGATCGCGGACCGGGCATCCCGGCCGCTCAGCGCGAGCGGATCTTCGAGCCGTTCTACCGCGGCGAGGACACCGCGGGCGGGCCCCGCGGCTCCGGGCTGGGACTTGCGATCGCGCGCGGCTTCGTGACCGCGAACGACGGCTCGATCGGCGTCGAGTCGCTTCCGGGCCAGGGGACGACGTTCGTGGTCGAACTGCCGCTCCCGAGCGGCGGGCGCGGGTCGCTGCCGGCCGTCGCGGAGCGCAGCGCTTGA
- a CDS encoding response regulator transcription factor: MSAGRVLIVDDEAQILRALRVVLREAGYEVVPAATVSEALDAASLGRIDAAIVDLVLPDGDGIDLTRRIREWSAMAILVLSAVGEEEQKVRALEAGADDYVTKPFGPRELVARLAAAMRRSAPEPDEPVLRADELELDLAARAVRLGGEEVHLTPTEFGLLAELMRNRGRLLTHATLLRAVWGPAYAEDTATLRTHMANLRRKVEPEGRPRRIRTEARVGYRFVAEP, from the coding sequence TTGAGCGCGGGCCGCGTCCTCATCGTCGACGACGAGGCGCAGATCCTGCGAGCGCTGCGGGTGGTCCTGCGCGAGGCTGGCTACGAGGTCGTCCCGGCCGCGACGGTCTCCGAGGCGCTCGACGCCGCCTCGCTCGGCCGCATCGATGCGGCGATCGTCGACCTGGTCCTGCCCGACGGGGACGGGATCGATCTGACGCGAAGGATCCGCGAGTGGTCGGCCATGGCGATCCTGGTCTTGTCGGCGGTCGGCGAGGAGGAGCAGAAGGTGCGCGCTCTCGAGGCCGGCGCCGACGACTACGTCACGAAGCCGTTCGGCCCTCGCGAGCTGGTCGCCAGGCTCGCCGCGGCGATGCGTCGCTCAGCCCCTGAGCCCGATGAGCCCGTCCTGCGGGCCGATGAGCTCGAGCTGGATCTCGCGGCGCGCGCGGTTCGGCTCGGCGGTGAGGAGGTGCACCTGACGCCGACGGAGTTCGGCCTGCTCGCCGAGTTGATGCGAAACCGTGGTCGCCTGCTCACGCATGCGACGCTGCTTCGTGCCGTCTGGGGACCGGCCTACGCCGAGGACACGGCGACCCTTCGCACCCACATGGCGAACCTGCGTCGCAAGGTCGAGCCTGAGGGCAGACCACGCCGGATCCGCACCGAGGCGCGCGTCGGCTATCGCTTCGTCGCCGAGCCTTGA
- a CDS encoding potassium-transporting ATPase subunit F has protein sequence MPLIDWIALGVGVCLAAYLVLALLRAEEL, from the coding sequence GTGCCCCTGATCGACTGGATCGCGCTCGGCGTCGGCGTCTGCCTCGCCGCCTATCTCGTCTTAGCCCTGCTTCGCGCCGAGGAGCTCTGA
- the kdpA gene encoding potassium-transporting ATPase subunit KdpA: MNVQGWLEIAFFVACLTAIVPLLGGYLARVLQGEPIALDRVLGPVERGLLRSFGARPERQQDWKGYALAALAFNFAGFLVLLAILRTQSIHPWNPLGLGSMPWDVSFNTAASFVSNTNWQFYGGETSLSFFSQMAGITVQNFLSAATGIAVVAAVIRGIAARGTDRLGNFWVDVTRVTLYVLLPISIVGALFLVSQGAIQDLSGPLTSAGVAGGRETLVLGPAASQELIKMLGTNGGGFFNVNAAMPFSNPTALTNFVLMLVILAIPAALTYTYGRMVGSRRQGWALYAAMLVMFVAATAIVYAAESHPTPAMAAAGLDGANMEGKEVRFGIGSSSLFSAITTVASCGAVNSAMEALSGLGGAIPMANMMTGEVIFGGVGSGLYGMLLFVVLAVFLAGLMVGRTPEYLGKKIEAREIKLVAVGTLVVPLVVLLTTALAIGTQWGAPSIYDSGPQGFSETLYAYTSQANNNGSAFAGYTGFVQPNGTNEGAYGITFANLLGGLTMLLGRFGPMLIALGFAGALATKRVAPPSVGTMRTDSPVFGGLLIAVILLVALLVFVPALLLGPIVQALGDGLY, encoded by the coding sequence GTGAACGTCCAGGGCTGGCTCGAGATCGCCTTCTTCGTCGCCTGCCTGACCGCGATCGTGCCGCTTCTCGGCGGCTACCTCGCGCGCGTTCTCCAGGGTGAGCCGATCGCCCTGGACCGCGTCCTGGGCCCCGTCGAGCGCGGCCTGCTGCGCTCGTTCGGGGCCCGTCCCGAGCGCCAGCAGGACTGGAAGGGCTACGCGCTCGCCGCGCTCGCGTTCAACTTCGCGGGCTTCCTGGTGTTGCTGGCGATCCTGCGCACGCAGTCGATCCACCCCTGGAACCCGCTCGGGCTCGGTTCGATGCCGTGGGACGTGAGCTTCAACACCGCGGCGTCGTTCGTCTCGAACACGAACTGGCAGTTCTACGGCGGCGAGACTTCGCTGTCGTTCTTCAGCCAGATGGCCGGGATCACGGTCCAGAACTTCCTCTCCGCGGCGACCGGGATCGCGGTCGTAGCCGCGGTTATCCGAGGCATCGCCGCGCGCGGCACGGACCGGCTGGGCAACTTCTGGGTCGACGTCACGCGGGTGACGCTCTACGTCCTGCTCCCGATCTCGATCGTCGGCGCGCTGTTCCTCGTCAGTCAGGGAGCGATCCAGGACCTCTCCGGGCCGCTGACGAGCGCGGGCGTCGCGGGTGGGCGCGAGACGCTCGTACTCGGCCCGGCGGCCTCGCAGGAGCTGATCAAGATGCTCGGCACCAACGGCGGAGGGTTCTTCAACGTCAACGCCGCGATGCCGTTCTCGAACCCGACGGCGCTGACGAACTTCGTCCTGATGTTGGTGATCCTCGCGATCCCGGCGGCGCTCACCTACACCTATGGGCGCATGGTCGGCAGCCGCCGACAGGGCTGGGCGCTCTACGCGGCGATGCTCGTCATGTTCGTCGCCGCGACGGCGATCGTCTACGCGGCCGAGTCGCACCCGACGCCGGCGATGGCGGCGGCCGGGCTCGACGGCGCGAACATGGAGGGCAAGGAGGTCCGCTTCGGGATCGGCTCCTCGTCGCTCTTCTCGGCGATCACCACGGTCGCCTCGTGCGGTGCGGTCAACTCGGCGATGGAGGCGCTCAGCGGCCTCGGGGGCGCGATCCCGATGGCGAACATGATGACCGGCGAGGTCATCTTCGGTGGCGTCGGGTCGGGCCTCTACGGGATGCTGCTCTTCGTCGTGCTCGCCGTCTTCCTGGCCGGCCTGATGGTCGGTCGCACGCCCGAGTACCTCGGCAAGAAGATCGAGGCCCGGGAGATCAAGCTCGTAGCCGTCGGGACCCTCGTCGTGCCGCTCGTCGTCCTGCTGACCACGGCGCTGGCGATCGGCACGCAGTGGGGCGCGCCGTCGATCTACGACTCGGGCCCGCAGGGCTTCTCGGAGACCCTCTACGCCTACACCTCGCAGGCCAACAACAACGGATCCGCCTTCGCGGGCTACACCGGGTTCGTCCAGCCGAACGGCACGAACGAAGGCGCGTACGGGATCACGTTCGCCAACCTGCTCGGCGGGCTGACGATGCTGCTCGGGCGCTTCGGCCCGATGCTGATCGCGCTCGGCTTCGCCGGCGCTCTGGCGACGAAGCGGGTCGCGCCGCCGTCCGTCGGAACGATGCGCACCGACTCGCCGGTGTTCGGCGGACTGCTGATCGCAGTGATCCTGCTCGTCGCGCTACTCGTCTTCGTGCCCGCGTTGCTGCTCGGGCCGATCGTCCAGGCGCTCGGGGACGGGCTCTACTGA
- the kdpC gene encoding K(+)-transporting ATPase subunit C: MGASKLRDAALTSLRAIVVLTVVCGIAYPLLVTGLAQVAFPGAADGTIATRDGGEVGSELIGQDFRDEPGYFQSRPSITGYAADATYFNNQGPNQAKLARQQERFAAAYVRREAPFNPGLEIADVPADAATTSASGVDPQISPENASIQAPRVADARGLGIADVERLIEDNTSGRALGFIGSPGVDLVALNLALDAETGVPDDTPGGQDDD; the protein is encoded by the coding sequence ATGGGCGCCTCGAAGCTGAGAGACGCCGCGCTGACGTCGCTCCGGGCGATCGTCGTCCTGACCGTCGTCTGCGGGATCGCCTATCCGCTGCTCGTCACCGGCCTCGCGCAGGTCGCGTTCCCGGGCGCGGCCGACGGGACGATCGCGACGCGCGACGGCGGCGAGGTCGGATCGGAGCTGATCGGCCAGGACTTCCGCGACGAGCCCGGCTACTTCCAGTCGCGCCCGTCGATCACGGGCTACGCCGCCGACGCGACCTACTTCAACAACCAGGGGCCCAACCAGGCGAAGCTCGCCCGGCAGCAGGAGCGATTCGCTGCGGCCTACGTGCGCCGCGAGGCCCCGTTCAACCCGGGTCTCGAGATCGCCGACGTCCCGGCGGACGCGGCAACGACTTCGGCCTCGGGCGTGGATCCCCAGATCTCGCCCGAGAACGCCTCGATCCAGGCGCCGAGGGTCGCCGACGCGCGCGGCCTCGGGATCGCCGATGTCGAGCGGCTGATCGAGGACAACACGTCCGGCCGCGCGCTCGGGTTCATCGGCTCGCCCGGGGTCGACCTCGTGGCGCTGAACCTCGCGCTCGATGCCGAGACCGGGGTCCCCGACGACACGCCGGGAGGCCAGGACGATGACTGA
- the kdpB gene encoding potassium-transporting ATPase subunit KdpB produces the protein MTDTRADVRGGSPLSAAMLASSLAAAVRKLDPRAMVRNPVMFIVEVTAVLVTAIWISGAGTEPGWFSFVVAVWLWLTVLFGNLAEAIAEGRGRAQAAALRSMRTTTIARLRDGGERPASELAAGDVVVVEAGETIPGDGTVIEGIASVDESAITGESAPVIREAGGDRSAVTGGTRVLSDRIVVEITQEPGGSFLDRMISLVEGAARRKTPNEIALGIVLAAMSLIFLVVVVTLPAFSSYAGTTIGIATLAALLVALIPTTIGALLSAIGIAGMDRLVRRNVLALSGRAVEASGDVDVLLLDKTGTITLGDRQAVEFVPMPGVDEAELAEAAQLASLADETPEGRSIVALAKQYGLRERELSGRDAEFVAFTAETRMSGVDLDGSRLRKGAGDAVIDWVGAEGGQAPAELRAELDRIAADGGTPLAVARDARVLGVIELRDVVKDGMAGRFERLRSMGIRTVMITGDNPLTAKAIATEAGVDDFLAEATPEAKLELIRAEQSGGRLVAMTGDGTNDAPALAQADVGVAMNTGTQAAREAGNMVDLDSNPTKLIEIVEVGKQLLITRGALTTFSIANDVAKYFAILPAIFAATYALAGEASGPLDSLNVMALGSPESAIISAIVFNALIIPALVPLALRGVSYRPSGATALLRRNLLIFGLGGLITPFIGIKLIDLVVHGLLGV, from the coding sequence ATGACTGATACCCGAGCCGACGTCCGGGGCGGCTCGCCGCTGTCGGCGGCGATGCTCGCCTCCTCGCTCGCCGCCGCCGTGCGCAAGCTCGACCCGCGGGCGATGGTCCGCAACCCGGTGATGTTCATCGTCGAGGTGACGGCGGTCCTGGTCACCGCGATCTGGATCTCGGGCGCCGGCACGGAGCCGGGTTGGTTCTCGTTCGTCGTCGCGGTCTGGCTATGGCTCACGGTTTTGTTCGGCAACCTCGCCGAGGCGATCGCGGAGGGGAGGGGCCGAGCCCAGGCCGCGGCGCTTCGCTCGATGCGAACGACGACGATCGCCCGGCTTCGCGACGGAGGCGAGCGCCCCGCGTCCGAGCTGGCGGCGGGTGACGTGGTCGTCGTCGAGGCGGGCGAGACGATCCCCGGCGACGGGACCGTCATCGAGGGCATCGCCTCCGTCGACGAGTCGGCGATCACCGGCGAGTCGGCCCCCGTGATCCGCGAGGCGGGTGGGGATCGCTCGGCCGTCACCGGCGGCACGCGCGTGCTTTCCGACCGCATCGTCGTCGAGATCACGCAGGAGCCCGGCGGGTCCTTCCTCGACCGGATGATCTCACTGGTCGAGGGTGCCGCGCGGCGCAAGACGCCGAACGAGATCGCGCTCGGGATCGTGCTCGCGGCGATGTCGCTGATCTTCCTCGTCGTCGTCGTGACGCTGCCGGCGTTCTCGAGCTACGCCGGCACCACGATCGGGATCGCGACGCTCGCCGCACTGCTCGTCGCGCTGATACCGACGACGATCGGCGCGCTGCTCAGCGCGATCGGCATCGCGGGGATGGACCGGCTCGTCCGCCGCAACGTCCTCGCGCTCTCGGGCCGCGCCGTCGAGGCCTCGGGCGACGTCGACGTCCTTCTACTCGACAAGACCGGGACGATCACCCTGGGCGACCGCCAGGCGGTTGAGTTCGTGCCGATGCCCGGCGTCGACGAGGCCGAGCTCGCCGAGGCGGCGCAGCTCGCCTCGCTGGCCGACGAGACCCCGGAGGGCCGATCGATCGTGGCGCTCGCCAAGCAGTACGGCCTGCGTGAGCGCGAGCTCTCAGGTCGCGACGCCGAGTTCGTCGCGTTCACGGCTGAGACGCGGATGAGCGGGGTTGACCTCGACGGGTCGAGGCTCCGCAAGGGCGCAGGCGACGCGGTGATCGACTGGGTCGGCGCCGAGGGCGGCCAGGCGCCGGCCGAGCTGCGCGCCGAGCTCGACCGGATCGCCGCCGACGGAGGCACCCCGCTCGCCGTCGCTCGCGATGCGCGCGTGCTCGGCGTGATCGAGCTCCGAGACGTCGTCAAGGACGGGATGGCCGGGCGTTTCGAGCGCCTGCGCTCGATGGGGATCCGCACGGTGATGATCACCGGCGACAACCCGCTGACCGCGAAGGCCATCGCCACCGAGGCCGGCGTCGACGACTTCCTCGCCGAGGCGACGCCGGAGGCCAAGCTCGAGTTGATCCGCGCCGAGCAGTCAGGTGGGCGGCTCGTCGCGATGACCGGCGACGGGACCAACGACGCGCCGGCCCTCGCGCAGGCCGACGTCGGCGTCGCGATGAACACCGGCACCCAGGCCGCACGCGAGGCCGGGAACATGGTCGACCTCGATTCGAATCCGACGAAGCTGATCGAGATCGTCGAGGTCGGCAAGCAGCTGCTGATCACGCGTGGCGCGCTGACGACGTTCTCGATCGCCAACGACGTCGCCAAGTACTTCGCGATCCTGCCCGCGATATTCGCCGCGACCTACGCGCTCGCGGGCGAGGCTTCGGGGCCGCTCGACTCGCTCAACGTCATGGCTCTGGGCAGTCCCGAGTCGGCGATCATCTCGGCGATCGTCTTCAACGCGCTGATCATTCCCGCGCTCGTGCCGCTGGCGCTGCGCGGGGTGAGCTACCGGCCCTCCGGGGCCACGGCGCTGCTGCGGCGCAATCTGCTGATCTTCGGCCTCGGTGGCCTTATCACGCCGTTCATCGGCATCAAGCTGATCGACCTGGTGGTCCACGGCCTCCTCGGCGTCTAG
- a CDS encoding histidine kinase — translation MAGRHKIFLGMAAGVGKTYRALGETRSAVEDGVDAVVAILETHGRAATAAAAEGLEVLPRLEVAYRGATLSELDLDAVLRRAPDLCLVDELAHTNAPGMRHAKRFEDVESILDAQIDVLSTVNVQHLESLNDQVAELTGVRVRETLPDEALSKADEVVLVDLTPEALIERLREGRIYPAERIGPSLGGFFRIENLQALREVALRQVAEDVEAKRMRSESLARREERLFGSVPAPIADRLLAIVGLDPEAAEPVVRRAWRSAQRLAAELDILVVREPEAEPTAAERDGLERLRRLSASLGATLLIESGDEVAEVAARVAADRGSTYLLIGRQSPRRGLARLSDPLTERLLRRLPDVDLRIVS, via the coding sequence ATGGCGGGGCGCCACAAGATCTTCCTCGGAATGGCGGCTGGGGTCGGCAAGACCTACCGCGCGCTCGGTGAGACGCGCAGCGCGGTCGAAGACGGGGTCGACGCCGTCGTCGCGATCCTCGAGACGCACGGGCGCGCCGCCACCGCCGCGGCCGCCGAGGGCCTCGAGGTGCTGCCGCGGCTCGAGGTCGCCTACCGTGGCGCGACCCTCTCCGAGCTCGACCTCGACGCGGTTCTGCGGCGTGCGCCCGACCTTTGTCTCGTCGACGAGCTCGCGCACACGAACGCACCCGGGATGCGGCACGCGAAGCGCTTCGAGGACGTCGAGTCGATCCTCGACGCGCAGATCGACGTCCTTTCGACCGTCAACGTCCAGCACCTCGAGAGTCTCAACGACCAGGTCGCCGAGCTGACGGGCGTACGTGTCCGCGAGACGCTGCCCGACGAGGCGCTCTCGAAGGCCGACGAGGTCGTCCTCGTCGATCTGACACCCGAGGCGCTGATCGAGCGGCTGCGCGAAGGCCGGATCTACCCGGCCGAGCGGATCGGCCCGTCGCTCGGCGGTTTCTTCAGGATCGAGAACCTCCAGGCGCTTCGCGAGGTGGCCCTGCGCCAGGTCGCCGAGGACGTCGAGGCCAAGCGGATGCGCTCCGAGTCGCTGGCACGACGCGAAGAGCGACTGTTCGGCTCGGTTCCGGCGCCGATCGCCGATCGCCTGCTCGCGATCGTCGGGCTCGACCCCGAGGCGGCCGAGCCGGTGGTGCGGCGCGCCTGGCGCTCCGCGCAGCGGCTCGCCGCCGAGCTCGACATCCTCGTCGTCCGCGAACCCGAGGCCGAGCCGACGGCCGCCGAGCGCGACGGGCTCGAGCGGTTGCGGCGGCTGAGCGCATCGCTCGGCGCGACCCTGCTGATCGAGTCGGGCGATGAGGTCGCCGAGGTCGCCGCGAGAGTCGCGGCCGACCGTGGCTCGACCTACCTGCTGATCGGGCGCCAATCGCCACGGCGCGGGCTGGCACGACTCTCCGATCCGCTGACCGAGCGGCTGCTCAGGCGCCTTCCCGACGTCGATCTACGGATCGTGAGCTGA
- a CDS encoding alpha/beta hydrolase, with the protein MLAVAQLPRLLAASPRLLAAPRGDGRVVIDVPGWRAPESSGAPIRTYLRYLGHDSRGWGIGTNTGAVRRDVARLADRVAELADEFGRKVALVGWSLGGVISREIARTHPEAVHRVITYGSPIIGGPSFTAAAASYSAAETEQATRESARLDSESPISVPVTAIFTRRDGVVDWRACIDRSNPRVEHIEVDSTHIGLGVDPDVWRVVAERLAA; encoded by the coding sequence CTGCTCGCGGTCGCTCAGCTCCCGCGGCTTCTGGCCGCCTCGCCGCGTCTGCTCGCCGCACCGCGTGGCGACGGGCGTGTCGTGATCGACGTCCCCGGCTGGCGAGCGCCGGAGTCATCCGGAGCTCCGATCCGGACCTACCTCCGATATCTCGGCCACGATTCCCGCGGCTGGGGGATCGGCACGAACACCGGCGCGGTGCGACGCGATGTCGCACGGCTCGCCGACCGTGTCGCCGAGCTCGCCGACGAGTTCGGGCGGAAGGTCGCGCTCGTCGGCTGGAGCCTCGGCGGAGTGATCAGCCGCGAGATCGCGCGCACCCACCCCGAGGCGGTCCACCGGGTCATCACCTACGGATCGCCGATCATCGGCGGCCCGAGCTTCACCGCGGCGGCCGCCAGCTACAGCGCCGCCGAGACCGAGCAGGCGACGCGCGAGTCGGCGCGCCTCGATTCCGAGTCTCCGATCAGCGTTCCGGTCACAGCGATCTTCACCCGGCGCGACGGCGTGGTCGACTGGCGCGCCTGCATCGACCGCAGCAATCCACGCGTCGAGCACATCGAGGTCGACTCGACCCACATCGGCCTCGGCGTGGACCCGGACGTGTGGCGGGTGGTCGCCGAGCGCCTGGCCGCCTAG
- a CDS encoding YihY/virulence factor BrkB family protein — MSGRLEARLERRPWSRDLIRAAREFFDHRMVDWGAAMTFYAVLSLVPAVTIIIALLGFVGEDVTGAIRERLLDAGVTDGRQFAAQLLEAASDTDAAGVALIIAGGVALWAASGYVGGFLRASEVIHERPHWSLLRRRPFQVAVTLALVLGLTLVSLAVIVTGPIAEEVLGALGFSDFNTLWDIAKWPLLALIVLAVVLSLYWSAPEARGKSLGRLLPGALVAVATWAVASAGFAVYVSELASYNELYGGLAGLIVFLAWLWLTNMALLYGAVLNKVREASPES; from the coding sequence ATGAGCGGCAGGCTGGAGGCCCGTCTCGAGCGCCGTCCCTGGTCCCGCGACCTGATTCGTGCCGCGCGCGAGTTCTTCGACCACAGGATGGTCGACTGGGGCGCGGCGATGACCTTCTACGCCGTGCTCTCGCTCGTCCCGGCGGTGACGATCATCATCGCCCTGCTCGGCTTCGTCGGTGAGGACGTCACCGGCGCGATCCGCGAGCGCCTGCTCGACGCGGGGGTCACCGACGGCCGTCAGTTCGCGGCGCAGCTCCTCGAGGCGGCTTCCGATACCGACGCGGCCGGAGTCGCGCTCATCATCGCCGGCGGCGTCGCGCTGTGGGCGGCGTCCGGTTATGTCGGCGGGTTCCTGCGCGCCTCGGAGGTGATCCACGAGCGACCGCACTGGTCGCTGCTCCGCCGCCGCCCGTTCCAGGTCGCGGTGACGCTCGCGCTGGTCCTCGGGCTCACGCTCGTCTCACTCGCGGTGATCGTCACCGGGCCGATCGCGGAAGAGGTCCTGGGTGCGCTCGGGTTCAGCGACTTCAACACGCTCTGGGACATCGCCAAGTGGCCGCTGCTGGCCCTGATCGTCCTCGCGGTCGTCCTGTCGCTCTATTGGTCAGCACCCGAGGCGCGCGGAAAGTCGCTCGGCCGCCTGTTGCCTGGGGCGCTCGTCGCGGTCGCGACCTGGGCGGTCGCCTCGGCGGGCTTCGCGGTCTACGTCTCCGAGCTCGCGTCCTACAACGAGCTCTACGGCGGGCTGGCGGGACTCATCGTCTTTCTCGCCTGGCTCTGGCTGACGAACATGGCGCTGCTCTACGGCGCCGTGCTCAACAAGGTCCGCGAGGCCTCGCCCGAGTCCTGA
- a CDS encoding M23 family metallopeptidase yields the protein MRIRPSRTRASLAALAASAGLAIIPMTAIADGGGVGTGGGGGGGKAEEDGVFPVEGKHSYGDGFGAGRGHQGVDILADCGQKVVASNDGIVRVVDRESSAGNYVVLKARGDKTDTVYMHLKDKADVREGDKVDAGQKLGKVGDTGNTTACHLHFEFWTEPGWYEGGEAKDPEKMLRKWDRQG from the coding sequence ATGCGCATTCGACCCTCGAGGACGCGGGCATCGCTCGCCGCGCTCGCCGCAAGCGCCGGTCTCGCGATCATCCCGATGACCGCGATCGCCGACGGCGGCGGCGTCGGGACCGGTGGCGGCGGAGGCGGCGGCAAGGCCGAGGAGGACGGAGTGTTCCCCGTCGAGGGCAAGCACTCCTACGGCGACGGCTTCGGAGCCGGCCGCGGCCACCAGGGGGTCGACATCCTCGCCGACTGCGGTCAGAAGGTCGTCGCATCCAACGACGGCATCGTCCGCGTCGTCGACCGTGAGTCGAGCGCCGGTAACTACGTCGTGCTGAAGGCGCGCGGCGACAAGACCGACACCGTCTACATGCACCTCAAGGACAAGGCCGACGTCCGCGAGGGCGACAAGGTCGACGCCGGGCAGAAGCTCGGCAAGGTCGGCGACACCGGCAACACCACCGCCTGTCACCTGCACTTCGAGTTCTGGACCGAGCCCGGCTGGTACGAGGGCGGCGAGGCCAAGGACCCGGAGAAGATGCTGCGCAAGTGGGATCGCCAGGGCTGA